The DNA window CTCGAAGTTGCGGTTGCCGGACAGCACGGCGGTGACGGCGAGGTCGTTGGCCTGGATGGCCTCGGAGATCTCCGGCAGCAGCGGGCCCGAGTTGCCGATGCAGGTGGTGCAGCCGTAGCCGACGAGGTTGAAGCCGATCTTGTCGAGGTAGGGCTGGAGGCCGGAGCGCTCGAAGTAGCCGGTGACGACCTGGGAGCCGGGCGCGAGCGAGGTCTTGACCCACGGCTTGCGGGTGAGGCCCTTGTCGACGGCGTTGCGGGCGAGCAGAGCCGCGCCGAGCATGACGTACGGGTTGGAGGTGTTGGTGCACGAGGTGATCGCGGCGATCGAGACGATGCCGTGGTCGATCTCGAACGAGGTGCCGTCGGCCAGCGTGACGGGCACCGCCTTGTGCGGCCGGCCGCCGTTGGCGGTGGCGTTGGAGGCGGGCGCGTCGGAGGCCGGGAAGCTCTCCTCGTTGGCCTCGTCCACGCCGTCGCTCACGTAGTTCTCGACGTCGCGGCGCCAGGCGTGCTTGGCGTCGGACAGCGCGATGCGGTCCTGCGGGCGCTTGGGGCCGGCGATGGACGGGACGACCGTGCCGAGGTCGAGCTCGATGTACTCGGAGAACGCCGGCTCGGGCGCCGACGGGTCGAGCCACAGGCCCTGGGCCTTGGCGTAGGTCTCGACGAGGGCGATCTGCTCCTCGGTGCGGCCGGTCAGGCGCAGGTAGTCGACGGTCTGGCCGTCGATCGGGAAGATCGCGCAGGTGGAGCCGAACTCGGGGCTCATGTTGCCGATGGTGGCCCGGTCGGCCAGCGGCACCGAGGAGACGCCCTCGCCGTAGAACTCGACGAACTTGCCGACCACGCCGTGCTTGCGCAGCATCTCGGTGATGGTCAGCACCAGGTCGGTGGCGGTGGCGCCGGCGGGCAGCTTGCCGTTGAGCTTGAAGCCGACCACGCGCGGGATGAGCATGGAGATCGGCTGGCCGAGCATCGCGGCCTCGGCCTCGATGCCGCCGACGCCCCAGCCGAGCACGCCGATGCCGTTCTCCATCGTGGTGTGGGAGTCGGTGCCGACGCAGGTGTCGGGGTAGGCCTTGCCGTCGCGGATCATGACGACCCTGGCGAGGTGCTCGATGTTGACCTGGTGGACGATGCCGGTGCCGGGCGGGACGACCTTGAACTCGTCGAAGGCGGTCTGGCCCCAGCGCAGGAACTGGTAGCGCTCGCGGTTGCGCTCGTACTCGCGCTCGACGTTGCGCTGGAAGGCGTCGGGGTGGCCGAAGTAGTCGACGATCACGGAGTGGTCGATGACCATCTCGGCCGGGGCGAGCGGGTTGATGCGGGCCGGGTCGCCGCCGAGGTCGCGGACGGCCTCGCGCATGGTGGCGAGGTCGACGACGCAGGGCACGCCGGTGAAGTCCTGCATGATGACGCGCGCAGGGGTGAACTGGATCTCGACACTGGGCGCGGCGTTGGGGTCCCAGGAGCCCAGCGCGCGGATGTGGTCGGCGGTGATGTTCGCGCCGTCCTCCGTGCGCAGGAGGTTCTCCAGGAGGATCTTCAGGCTGTACGGGAGGCGTGCGGCGCCCTCGACGGCATCCAGCCGGAAAATCTCATATGACGCGTCGCCGACGCGCAGCGTGTCACGGGCGCCGAAGCTGTTCGCGGACACGGTGATTCG is part of the Nonomuraea coxensis DSM 45129 genome and encodes:
- the acnA gene encoding aconitate hydratase AcnA, with the translated sequence MSANSFGARDTLRVGDASYEIFRLDAVEGAARLPYSLKILLENLLRTEDGANITADHIRALGSWDPNAAPSVEIQFTPARVIMQDFTGVPCVVDLATMREAVRDLGGDPARINPLAPAEMVIDHSVIVDYFGHPDAFQRNVEREYERNRERYQFLRWGQTAFDEFKVVPPGTGIVHQVNIEHLARVVMIRDGKAYPDTCVGTDSHTTMENGIGVLGWGVGGIEAEAAMLGQPISMLIPRVVGFKLNGKLPAGATATDLVLTITEMLRKHGVVGKFVEFYGEGVSSVPLADRATIGNMSPEFGSTCAIFPIDGQTVDYLRLTGRTEEQIALVETYAKAQGLWLDPSAPEPAFSEYIELDLGTVVPSIAGPKRPQDRIALSDAKHAWRRDVENYVSDGVDEANEESFPASDAPASNATANGGRPHKAVPVTLADGTSFEIDHGIVSIAAITSCTNTSNPYVMLGAALLARNAVDKGLTRKPWVKTSLAPGSQVVTGYFERSGLQPYLDKIGFNLVGYGCTTCIGNSGPLLPEISEAIQANDLAVTAVLSGNRNFEGRINPDVKMNYLASPPLVVAYALAGTLDLDLDTEPLGVGADGQPVYLRDIWPSPEEIAEVVHSSIGREMFERDYADVFKGDDHWRSLPIPTGDTFEWDPDSTYVRKAPYFDGMPEKPEPVTDISGARVLVKVGDSVTTDHISPAGSIKVGTPAAQYLQANGVEVKDFNSYGSRRGNHEVMIRGTFANIRLRNQIAPGTEGGYTRDFTQPDGPVSFIYDASVNYAAAGTPLVVLAGKEYGSGSSRDWAAKGTALLGVRAVIAESYERIHRSNLIGMGVLPLQFPEGATAASLGLTGEETFDITGVEELNKGGIPQTVHVRATASSAHGAGVEFDAVVRIDTPGEADYYRHGGIMQYVLRSLLAK